The following are encoded together in the Pan troglodytes isolate AG18354 chromosome 6, NHGRI_mPanTro3-v2.0_pri, whole genome shotgun sequence genome:
- the MEPCE gene encoding 7SK snRNA methylphosphate capping enzyme, with the protein MIEMAAEKEPFLVPAPPPPLKDESGGGGGPTVPPHQEAASGELRGGTERGPGRCAPSAGSPASAVGRESPGAAATSPSGPQAQQHRGGGPQAQSHGEARLSDPPGRAAPPDVGEERRGGGGTELGPPAPPRPRNGYQPHRPPGGGGGKRRNSCNVGGGGGGFKHPAFKRRRRVNSDCDSVLPSNFLLGGNIFDPLNLNSLLDEEVSRALNAETPKSSPLPAKGRDPVEILIPKDITDPLSLNTCTDEGHVVLASPLKTGRKRHRHRGQHHQQQQAAGGSESHPVPPTAPLTPSLHGEGASQQPRHRGQNRDAPQPYELNTAINCRDEVVSPLPSALQGPSGSLSAPPAASVISAPPSSSSRHRKRRRTSSKSEAGNRGGGQGSKEKGRGSWGGRHHHHHPLPAAGFKKQQRKFQYGNYCKYYGYRNPSCEDGRLRVLKPEWFRGRDVLDLGCNVGHLTLSIACKWGPSRMVGLDIDSRLIHSARQNIRHYLSEELRLPPQTLEGDPGAEGEEGTTTVRKRSCFPASLTASRGPIAAPQVPLDGADTSVFPNNVVFVTGNYVLDRDDLVEAQTPEYDVVLCLSLTKWVHLNWGDEGLKRMFRRIYRHLRPGGILVLEPQPWSSYGKRKTLTETIYKNYYRIQLKPEQFSSYLTSPDVGFSSYELVATPHNTSKGFQRPVYLFHKARSPSH; encoded by the exons ATGATCGAGATGGCGGCGGAGAAGGAGCCGTTTCTGGTGccggccccgccgccgccgctcaAAGATGAGTCGGGCGGAGGGGGCGGCCCCACGGTGCCACCGCACCAAGAGGCCGCCTCTGGGGAGCTCCGCGGCGGGACGGAGCGTGGTCCGGGTCGTTGCGCGCCATCTGCGGGGTCCCCGGCCTCTGCGGTCGGTCGGGAAAGCCCCGGGGCCGCGGCCACCTCCCCCAGTGGTCCCCAGGCGCAGCAGCACCGAGGGGGCGGCCCCCAGGCGCAGTCGCACGGGGAGGCCCGCCTGTCGGATCCCCCGGGGCGAGCCGCTCCCCCGGACGTGGGGGAGGAGCGCCGGGGAGGGGGCGGGACAGAGCTGGGTCCCCCTGCTCCTCCTCGACCCCGCAATGGCTATCAGCCCCACCGGCCACCtggggggggtgggggcaagAGGAGAAATAGCTGTAATGTAGGGGGAGGCGGAGGAGGCTTCAAACATCCGGCCTTCAAGAGGCGCAGGCGGGTGAATTCGGACTGTGACTCTGTGTTACCCTCCAACTTCCTCCTGGGGGGCAATATCTTTGATCCCCTGAATCTGAATAGCCTCCTGGATGAGGAAGTGAGCCGCGCCCTCAACGCGGAGACCCCTAAGTCATCCCCCCTTCCGGCCAAAGGGCGAGATCCAGTGGAGATCCTCATCCCCAAAGATATTACTGACCCGCTCAGTCTCAATACTTGCACTGATGAGGGCCATGTAGTTCTTGCTTCGCCACTCAAGACTGGTCGGAAGCGGCATAGACACCGGGGACagcaccaccagcagcagcaggcaGCCGGAGGGAGTGAGAGCCACCCCGTGCCGCCCACAGCCCCTCTCACCCCCTCACTCCACGGGGAGGGCGCCTCACAGCAGCCGCGGCACAGGGGCCAGAACCGGGATGCCCCCCAACCCTATGAACTCAACACAGCCATCAACTGCAGGGATGAAGTGGTGTCTCCCCTTCCATCTGCTCTGCAGGGTCCCTCAGGCTCCCTATCAGCCCCTCCAGCTGCCTCAGTTATCTCTGCACCCCCATCTTCCTCCTCCCGACATCGCAAACGTCGCAGGACTTCCAGCAAGTCGGAGGCAGGGAATAGGGGTGGAGGCCAGGGTTCCAAGGAAAAGGGCCGAGGGAGTTGGGGaggccgccaccaccaccaccacccactgCCTGCAGCAGGCTTTAAAAAGCAACAGCGCAAGTTCCAGTATGGGAATTATTGCAAATACTATGGGTACCGCAATCCTTCCTGTGAGGATGGGCGCCTTCGGGTGTTGAAGCCTGAGTGGTTTCGGGGCCGGGACGTCCTAGATCTGGGCTGCAATGTGGGCCATCTGACCCTGAGCATTGCCTGCAAGTGGGGCCCGTCCCGCATGGTGGGCCTGGATATCGATTCCCGGCTCATCCATTCTGCCCGCCAAAACATCCGACACTACCTTTCCGAGGAGCTGCGTCTCCCACCCCAGACTTTGGAAGGGGACCCGGGGGCAGAGGGTGAGGAAGGGACCACCACCGTTCGAAAGAGGAGCTGCTTCCCAGCCTCACTGACTGCCAGCCGGGGTCCCATCGCTGCCCCCCAAGTGCCCTTGGATGGAGCGGACACATCAGTCTTCCCCAACAATGTTGTCTTCGTCACG GGTAATTATGTGCTGGATCGAGATGACCTGGTGGAGGCCCAAACACCTGAGTATGATGTGgtgctctgcctcagcctcaccaagTGGGTGCATCTGAACTGGGGAGACGAGGGCCTGAAGCGCATGTTTCGCCGGATCTACAGGCACCTACGCCCTGGGGGCATCCTGGTCCTAGAGCCCCAACCCTGGTCGTCGTATGGCAAGAGAAAGACTCTTACA GAAACGATCTACAAGAACTACTACCGAATCCAGTTGAAGCCAGAGCAGTTCAGTTCCTACCTGACATCCCCAGACGTGGGCTTCTCCAGCTATGAGCTTGTGGCCACACCCCACAACACCTCTAAAG GCTTCCAGCGTCCTGTGTACCTGTTCCACAAGGCCCGATCCCCCAGCCACTAA
- the PPP1R35 gene encoding protein phosphatase 1 regulatory subunit 35 isoform X1, with amino-acid sequence MMMGCGESELKSADGEEAAAVLGPPPEPQVPQLRAPVPEPGLDLSLSPRPDSPQPRHGSPGRRKGRAERRGAARQRRQVRFRLTPPSPVRSEPQPAVPQELEMPVLKSSLALGLELRAAAGSHFDAAKAVEEQLRKSFQIRCGLEESVSEGLNVPRSKRLFRDLVSLQVPEEQVLNAALREKLALLPPQARAPHPKEPPGPGPDMTILCDPETLFYESPHLTLDGLPPLRLQLRPRPSEDTFLMHRTLRRWEA; translated from the exons ATGATGATGGGTTGTGGGGAGTCAGAGCTGAAGTCGGCGGACGGGGAAGAAGCCGCGGCGGTCCTGGGGCCACCCCCGGAGCCCCAAGTCCCGCAACTCCGAGCCCCAGTGCCCGAGCCCGGCCTGGACTTGAGCCTGAGCCCGCGGCCCGACAGCCCTCAGCCGCGGCACGGCAGCCCCGGGCGGCGGAAGGGGCGGGCGGAGCGGCGGGGCGCGGCTCGGCAGCGGCGGCAG GTCCGCTTCCGCCTGACGCCGCCCTCCCCGGTGCGGTCCGAGCCGCAGCCTGCGGTGCCGCAGGAGCTGGAGATGCCCGTGCTGAAGAGCAGCCTGGCCTTGGGCCTGGAGCTGCGGGCCGCAGCCGGGAGCCACTTTGATGCTGCGAAGGCCGTGGAGGAACAGCTGAGAAAGTCGTTCCAGATCCGCTGCGGCCTGGAGGAGAGCGTGTCCGAGG GGCTGAACGTGCCGCGCTCCAAGCGGCTCTTCCGGGACCTGGTGAGCCTGCAGGTGCCGGAGGAACAGGTTCTGAATGCCGCGCTCAGGGAGAAATTGGCTCTCCTGCCGCCACAGGCTCGAGCCCCGCACCCAAAG GAGCCACCTGGGCCGGGGCCAGACATGACCATCTTGTGTGACCCAGAAACACTATTTTATGAATCTCCACACCTGACCCTGGACGGTCTGCCCCCTCTCCGACTTCAACTCCGGCCCCGCCCTTCAGAGGACACCTTCCTCATGCACCGGACACTGAGGCGATGGGAAGCGTAG
- the PPP1R35 gene encoding protein phosphatase 1 regulatory subunit 35 isoform X2 gives MMMGCGESELKSADGEEAAAVLGPPPEPQVPQLRAPVPEPGLDLSLSPRPDSPQPRHGSPGRRKGRAERRGAARQRRQVRFRLTPPSPVRSEPQPAVPQELEMPVLKSSLALGLELRAAAGSHFDAAKAVEEQLRKSFQIRCGLEESVSEGATWAGARHDHLV, from the exons ATGATGATGGGTTGTGGGGAGTCAGAGCTGAAGTCGGCGGACGGGGAAGAAGCCGCGGCGGTCCTGGGGCCACCCCCGGAGCCCCAAGTCCCGCAACTCCGAGCCCCAGTGCCCGAGCCCGGCCTGGACTTGAGCCTGAGCCCGCGGCCCGACAGCCCTCAGCCGCGGCACGGCAGCCCCGGGCGGCGGAAGGGGCGGGCGGAGCGGCGGGGCGCGGCTCGGCAGCGGCGGCAG GTCCGCTTCCGCCTGACGCCGCCCTCCCCGGTGCGGTCCGAGCCGCAGCCTGCGGTGCCGCAGGAGCTGGAGATGCCCGTGCTGAAGAGCAGCCTGGCCTTGGGCCTGGAGCTGCGGGCCGCAGCCGGGAGCCACTTTGATGCTGCGAAGGCCGTGGAGGAACAGCTGAGAAAGTCGTTCCAGATCCGCTGCGGCCTGGAGGAGAGCGTGTCCGAGG GAGCCACCTGGGCCGGGGCCAGACATGACCATCTTGTGTGA
- the SPACDR gene encoding sperm acrosome developmental regulator isoform X2, with protein sequence MDSVGLGRASGVGVRARQPHNGLELSLTVGSHLLQLLSLSQGGEKRSGIHCQEGLPPGFPTSFFTAVLEAHRRPLKREMVVVMKFFRWVRRAWQRIISWVFFWRQKIKPTISGHPDSKKHSLKKMEKTLQVVETLRLVELPKEAKPKLGESPELADPCVLAKTTEETEVELGQQGQSLLQLPRTAVKSVSTLMVSALQSGWQMCSWKSSVSSASVSSQVRTQSPLKTPEAELLWEVYLVLWAIRKHLRRLYRRQERHRRHHVRCHAAPRPNPAQSLKLDAQSPL encoded by the exons ATGGACTCTGTGGGTCTGGGCAGGGCCTCGGGGGTTGGGGTCAGGGCCAGACAGCCTCACAATGGTCTAGAACTCTCCCTCACTGTAGGTTCTCACCTACTTCAACTCCTCTCCCTGTCCCAGGGAGGGGAGAAAAGGTCTGGGATTCATTGCCAGGAGGGGCTTCCCCCAGGATTTCCTACTTCTTTCTTTACTGCTGTGCTTGAAGCTCACAGGAGACCCCTCAAGAG AGAGATGGTTGTGGTCATGAAGTTCTTCCGATGGGTTAGACGGGCTTGGCAAAGGATTATTTCCTGG GTTTTCTTCTGGAGGCAGAAAATTAAACCAACCATCTCAGGACACCCTGACTCCAAGAAACACTCATTGAAGAAGATGGAGAAGACTCTCCAGGTGGTTGAGACTTTGAGGTTGGTCGAGCTCCCAAAAGAGGCTAAGCCCAAGTTGGGTGAGTCCCCCGAGCTGGCAGATCCCTGCGTGTTGGCCAAGACTACAGAGGAGACCGAGGTGGAGCTGGGCCAACAGGGCCAATCCCTACTGCAGCTGCCGAGGACGGCCGTCAAGTCTGTCTCCACGCTCATGGTCTCTGCCCTGCAGAGTGGCTGGCAGATGTGCAGCTGGAAG TCATCAGTGAGTTCTGCCTCAGTCAGCTCCCAAGTGAGGACGCAGTCACCTTTGAAGACTCCGGAGGCTGAGTTGCTGTGGGAGGTGTACCTGGTGCTGTGGGCCATTCGGAAACACCTGCGCCGGCTGTACCGCAGGCAGGAGAGGCACAGACGGCACCACGTCCGATGCCATGCTGCCCCCCGACCCAACCCGGCTCAGTCCCTGAAACTGGATGCCCAAAGTCCCCTCTAG
- the SPACDR gene encoding sperm acrosome developmental regulator isoform X1, which translates to MDSVGLGRASGVGVRARQPHNGLELSLTVGSHLLQLLSLSQGGEKRSGIHCQEGLPPGFPTSFFTAVLEAHRRPLKRWSLAHSPPHPPPATPTVPNASSALSSVFFPSREMVVVMKFFRWVRRAWQRIISWVFFWRQKIKPTISGHPDSKKHSLKKMEKTLQVVETLRLVELPKEAKPKLGESPELADPCVLAKTTEETEVELGQQGQSLLQLPRTAVKSVSTLMVSALQSGWQMCSWKSSVSSASVSSQVRTQSPLKTPEAELLWEVYLVLWAIRKHLRRLYRRQERHRRHHVRCHAAPRPNPAQSLKLDAQSPL; encoded by the exons ATGGACTCTGTGGGTCTGGGCAGGGCCTCGGGGGTTGGGGTCAGGGCCAGACAGCCTCACAATGGTCTAGAACTCTCCCTCACTGTAGGTTCTCACCTACTTCAACTCCTCTCCCTGTCCCAGGGAGGGGAGAAAAGGTCTGGGATTCATTGCCAGGAGGGGCTTCCCCCAGGATTTCCTACTTCTTTCTTTACTGCTGTGCTTGAAGCTCACAGGAGACCCCTCAAGAGGTGGTCACTGGCCCACagcccaccccatcccccacccgCCACCCCCACCGTACCAAATGCTAGCTCTGccctttcttctgtgtttttcccATCAAGAGAGATGGTTGTGGTCATGAAGTTCTTCCGATGGGTTAGACGGGCTTGGCAAAGGATTATTTCCTGG GTTTTCTTCTGGAGGCAGAAAATTAAACCAACCATCTCAGGACACCCTGACTCCAAGAAACACTCATTGAAGAAGATGGAGAAGACTCTCCAGGTGGTTGAGACTTTGAGGTTGGTCGAGCTCCCAAAAGAGGCTAAGCCCAAGTTGGGTGAGTCCCCCGAGCTGGCAGATCCCTGCGTGTTGGCCAAGACTACAGAGGAGACCGAGGTGGAGCTGGGCCAACAGGGCCAATCCCTACTGCAGCTGCCGAGGACGGCCGTCAAGTCTGTCTCCACGCTCATGGTCTCTGCCCTGCAGAGTGGCTGGCAGATGTGCAGCTGGAAG TCATCAGTGAGTTCTGCCTCAGTCAGCTCCCAAGTGAGGACGCAGTCACCTTTGAAGACTCCGGAGGCTGAGTTGCTGTGGGAGGTGTACCTGGTGCTGTGGGCCATTCGGAAACACCTGCGCCGGCTGTACCGCAGGCAGGAGAGGCACAGACGGCACCACGTCCGATGCCATGCTGCCCCCCGACCCAACCCGGCTCAGTCCCTGAAACTGGATGCCCAAAGTCCCCTCTAG